CGGTGACCGTATCGGTGGCGAGCACGACACCGTTGGCCTGCTCGCCGTCGGCGAATTCGAGCGCGACGTCCCGCGCAGTCCCGACCACGTGGGCGTTGGTGACGATCACATCGGGTCGCAGCACCACTCCGCTGCCCACACCGTTGTCGATGCGCACGGTCACCACGCTCGGGCTGACCCGCTCCACCACGTCGGCGAACCCGGCCACCTGGGGCGAGCCGGCGGTCTGTGGATTCGGTGTGGGTGATTCCGCACTCGTTTGGCCACTCGTCTGCGCATTGTCCTGCTGGCTGCCGGAACCGCAGCCCGGCACCAGTGCCAGCACCGCCACGACTCCGAACGCCGTCACTCTCCTCCGTGTCCTCACGCCTGCCCCTCACCCACCGATGCGATCTGTCCGCCACCTGTCCTCGTAGGTTACGACCAGCCCGAACCCGCCGCGGCGACACCGCCAATTGCGTTCCGGCACTTGCCTATCGCCCGAATCCATGAGGCCGTCCCTCCGATGCGGGTAGCTTCGGCACCAGGGCATGGTTTCGGCGGAGGCGGGGCGAGGATGCGCACCATCGCTTTGGAAGAGCACTTCATCACCGGTGATCTCGCGCATTACAGCGACGCCACCCGTTCGCTGGCCCAGCCGCAGGTGTGGCAGGAAGCCAGCAGACGCCTCACCGACCTGGCCGAACAGCGGCTGGCCGATATGGACGCCGCCGGGGTCGATGTCGCGGTCCTTTCGCTGACCGCGCCGGGCATCCAGGCAGAGCCCGATCCGCAGCTCGCAGTAGCGCGGGCCGCCGAGGCCAACGACTTCCTGGCCGGTCTGATCGCCGCGAACCCCACCCGGTACCGGGGGTTCGCCGCGTTACCCCTGCAGAACGGCGACGCCGCGGCCAGAGAACTGCAGCGCTCAGTCGAGCAACTCGGAATGTGCGGCGCCCTGGTCAACGCGCACACCCAGGGGGTGTATCTCGATGCGCCACCGCTGCGGGCGGTGTGGGAGCGCGCCGAAAGCCTCGACGTCCCGCTGTACCTGCACCCGGCCAACGGGTTCGACACCCCGCACGTCATCACCGGGCACCCCGAGCTGATCGGCCCGATGTGGAGTTGGGGCACCGACACCGCCACGCATGCGCTGCGGCTGATCTTCGCAGGGGTGTTCGACGACTTCCCCGGCGCCAAACTACTGCTCGGCCACATGGGCGAGAGCCTGCCGTACTCACTGTGGCGCCTGGATTCCCGCTGGGACTGGCACCGCCACCACGGCATCGAACTCCAACTCGACCACCCCTCGGAGTACCTGCGGCGCAATGTCTACGTGACCACCAGCGGGGTGTGCGACGATCCGCCGCTGTTGTGCGCGCTGGCCGCCCTGGGCTCCGAGCACGTGCTCTTCGCCACCGACTATCCGTACGAGGACATCACCACGGCGACCGCGTTTCTGGCCGGTGCCGCGATCAGCGACGACGACCGGGCCAGGATCAGCCACGGCAACGCCGAGCGGCTGCTGCACATCGACCCATGATCCGCACGGCCCGACGTCGGAGTTTCACGCTCGTCGAAAAGGGGGACTCGTAGCCGTTCCATTCTGGGCTGCACCGACGCAGGAGGTTTTTCACACATGAGCGCCAGACCCGGCTACGGCAACGTGCACGGCGCCGTCAACAAAGCCACCGACAACAACGCCTTCGAGTACGCGGCGCGCGCCGGGTTCGCCGCAAGCGGTGTCCTTCACCTGCTGGTCGGCTACATCATCCTGCGGATCGCCCTGGGCAGCGGCGGTAACGCCGATCAGTCGGGGGCGCTGGCGGCGCTGGCGGGCCAGACCGGCGGCAAGATCGTGCTGTGGGTCGCCACCATCGGCCTCTTCGCGCTGGGGCTCTGGCGGCTCGCGGAGGCGTTCGTCGGTTCCAAGCCCGGTGAGCGCTCCAGCGGGGAGGACAACCCCGCCTGGAAGCGCGCCAAATCGGTGGGCCTCGCGATCGCCAACTTCGCCATCGCGTTCTCGGCGATGCAGTTCGCCACCGGCGGCGGACAGTCCAGCGGCCAGCAGAACTCCGGCATCTCGGCCCAGCTCATGCAGTCAGGCTGGGGGAAGCTGCTCTTGATACTGATCGGCCTCGGCGTCATCGGCGTCGGCGGCTACCACGTGTACAAGGGGGCCACGAAGAAGTTCTTCAAGGATCTGCGGGTGTCGAGCGGAACGGGGATCACCGCGGTCGGCGTCGCCGGCTACGTCGCGAAGGGCCTCGTCCTCGCCGGCGCAGGCATCCTGGTCATCGTCGCAACCCTGCAGGCCGATCCGGCCAAGGCTTCCGGTCTCGACGCCGCGGTCAAGACCCTGGGTCAGGCTCCGTTCGGGAAGTTCCTCCTGATTGTCGCCGCGATCGGCATCGCCGCCTTCGGTGCGTACAGCTTCGTGCGCAGCCGCTACGGCCGCATGTAGCCACCCTGGAGACGAGACCGCCGCCGCAGCGTCGCTGCGGCGGCGGTATCGCGTCAGGACTTATTCGGCGAGCGCGTCGAACAGCATCGCCAACTGGCCGGGCTGCACGGTGACCCCGCACTGGTTGCGCTGATCGATCAGCGGCCGTGCGATGTTGCGCAGGTCGAGGAACTCGTTCGGGTTCGCGGTGAAGTACGCCCGAACCGTGGCCTCCCCGTCACCGGCCGGCTGCGATGCCGCCCGGGTCAGGGCGTCGTTGGCGCCCGGATGGGTGCTGAGGTAACCGCCAGCGGCGCTGAGCACGCCGCCCGCCGTCGTGGCGAAGCCGCTGGCATTGCACGCCGCCGGCTGGGCGGCCGCCGTCGGCAACGCGATGGCGGCGGCAGCGACACCGCCGAGAGCGCAGGCGGCAAATGCGCCGGCGATGCCGCGGCGCGCAGTCTGTGAGGACATGGTCATGTCTCGTCTTCCTCGTCTGTATTAGGGAACGGTCGCGTTCCACGGCGACCACGAGCCAACGTACCCGCCGAAACCGACGTCGATCCGGGGCGAAAAACGCCCTGGTCAGATTGCGAAAAGCGTTACAGATCGCGGCGTGACGTCGGCCTCAATCCGCGCCGATTTCCTGAGCCTTCGTTAAGGGTGAGCCGCTGCGGTTAAGAACCGAGAAGGCCCTCTCAAGAAGTTGTGACCGCACTGTGACAGCTACCAAGCGCCGATTTCCGCTCCGGGGAACCCACGGCATCAGACTGCGCCAAGCACGGTCGGCCGCGGGCGAGCGAAGGGTATCTTCACTTAGGTCAGCCTCAGGTGATGGCGCCGGTGGCGGAAAGGACGTCCCGGATGCGACCTCGCTGGAGCCGGATCGCTGGAGCCATATCAGTCGTCGCGGTGGCGGTCGGCCTGACCGCCTGCTCGAGTTCCGGCGACTCCGACGAGCTGCTGATCTACAACGCACAGCACGAGTCGCTCACCAAGGAATGGATCGACGCCTTCACCAAGGAGACCGGCATCAAGGTCTCCTACCGCCAAGGCGGCGACACCGAACTGGGCAACCAGCTGGTCGCCGAGGGTGACGCCTCTCCCGCCGACGTCTTCCTCACCGAGAACTCCCCCGCCATGGCCGCCGTCGAGCGCGCCGGGCTGTTCGCCGATCTCGCCCCGGACACGATCCAACAGGTTCCGGCGCAGTACCGTCCGGCCACCGGCAAGTGGACCGGCGTCGCCGCACGCTCAACGGTGTTCGTGTACAACAGGGCTCGCCTGCAGCCCGACCAGCTGCCCACGTCTCTGGTGGACCTGCAGCGGCCGGAATGGAAGGGACGCTGGGGCGCACCGCCGGCGAAGGCGGACTTCCAGGCGATCGTCGCGGCGCTGCTGCAGCTGAATGGCGAGCCCGCGACGGCGGAGTGGCTGGCCGGGATGAAGGCCAACGCGGTCATCTACAACGACAACATCGCAACCCTCAAGGCCGTCAACGCCGGAGAGGTCGACGGCGGCGTGATCTACCACTACTACTGGTTCCGCGATCAGTCGAAGACCAAGGAGATCAGCGGCAACACGGCCCTTCACTACTTCAAGAACCAAGACCCCGGCGCGTTCGTCAGCCTCTCCGGCGGCGGCGTGCTCGAGTCCGCCGACAAGAAGGACCAGGCGCAGCAGTTCATCGCGTTCATCACCGGCAAGGCCGGTCAGGAGGTGCTCGAGAAGGGCACGTCGTTCGAGTACCCGGTGGCCAGCGGCGTGCCGGCGAATCCGGCTCTGCCCCCATTGGATTCGCTGCAGGCGCCGGCAGTCGACCCCTCGACCCTGGACGCCCAGAAGGTGACCGACCTGATGACGAAGGCTGGCTTGTTGTAGGTGGTCGCGACCGCTCCCCCCGTCACTGCGCCCGTCGCGCCGACCAGCCGGTCGGAGCCGACAGCGCGGCCCGGGCCGCTGGTCGCGGCGACGGTGATGATCCTCGTCGCCGCAACGCTGATCCCGCTGGGATATGTGGCCTGGGGCGCGATCTCGATCGGCGGGCACCGGGCGTACGAGCTGGTGGTGCGGCCGCGCGTCGGTGAACTGCTGATCAACACCGTGGCCCTGGTCGCGGTCACCGTCCCGTTGTGCGTGGTGCTCGGGGTCGGTGTGGCGTGGCTGGTCGAACGCACCGATCTGCCCGGCCGGGCGTTCTGGCGTCCGGTGTTCGTCGCACCGCTTGCGGTCCCTGCCTTCGTCAACAGCTACGCCTGGGTCGGGATCATCCCGTCGCTGCACGGGTTGTGGGCGGGGGTGCTGGTCACCACGCTGTCCTACTTCCCGTTCGTGTACCTGCCCGCCGCCGCAACGCTGCGCCGCCTCGACCCCGCTGTCGAGGAGTCGGCGCGCGCACTGGGATCCGATTCCATCGGCGTGTTCTTCCGGGTGGTACTGCCGCAGCTGCGGTTGGCGATCCTCGGCGGTGGACTGCTCATCGCGGTGCATCTGCTCGCGGAGTTCGGTGCGTTCGCGATGGTGCGGTTCGACACCTTCACCGTCGCGATCTTCCAGCAGTTCCAGGTCACGTTCGACGGGGCGGCGGGCAGTATGCTCGCCGGCGT
Above is a window of Mycolicibacterium baixiangningiae DNA encoding:
- a CDS encoding iron ABC transporter substrate-binding protein, yielding MRPRWSRIAGAISVVAVAVGLTACSSSGDSDELLIYNAQHESLTKEWIDAFTKETGIKVSYRQGGDTELGNQLVAEGDASPADVFLTENSPAMAAVERAGLFADLAPDTIQQVPAQYRPATGKWTGVAARSTVFVYNRARLQPDQLPTSLVDLQRPEWKGRWGAPPAKADFQAIVAALLQLNGEPATAEWLAGMKANAVIYNDNIATLKAVNAGEVDGGVIYHYYWFRDQSKTKEISGNTALHYFKNQDPGAFVSLSGGGVLESADKKDQAQQFIAFITGKAGQEVLEKGTSFEYPVASGVPANPALPPLDSLQAPAVDPSTLDAQKVTDLMTKAGLL
- a CDS encoding heme-binding protein — encoded protein: MSSQTARRGIAGAFAACALGGVAAAAIALPTAAAQPAACNASGFATTAGGVLSAAGGYLSTHPGANDALTRAASQPAGDGEATVRAYFTANPNEFLDLRNIARPLIDQRNQCGVTVQPGQLAMLFDALAE
- a CDS encoding DUF1206 domain-containing protein → MSARPGYGNVHGAVNKATDNNAFEYAARAGFAASGVLHLLVGYIILRIALGSGGNADQSGALAALAGQTGGKIVLWVATIGLFALGLWRLAEAFVGSKPGERSSGEDNPAWKRAKSVGLAIANFAIAFSAMQFATGGGQSSGQQNSGISAQLMQSGWGKLLLILIGLGVIGVGGYHVYKGATKKFFKDLRVSSGTGITAVGVAGYVAKGLVLAGAGILVIVATLQADPAKASGLDAAVKTLGQAPFGKFLLIVAAIGIAAFGAYSFVRSRYGRM
- a CDS encoding amidohydrolase family protein, with product MRTIALEEHFITGDLAHYSDATRSLAQPQVWQEASRRLTDLAEQRLADMDAAGVDVAVLSLTAPGIQAEPDPQLAVARAAEANDFLAGLIAANPTRYRGFAALPLQNGDAAARELQRSVEQLGMCGALVNAHTQGVYLDAPPLRAVWERAESLDVPLYLHPANGFDTPHVITGHPELIGPMWSWGTDTATHALRLIFAGVFDDFPGAKLLLGHMGESLPYSLWRLDSRWDWHRHHGIELQLDHPSEYLRRNVYVTTSGVCDDPPLLCALAALGSEHVLFATDYPYEDITTATAFLAGAAISDDDRARISHGNAERLLHIDP